The Gopherus evgoodei ecotype Sinaloan lineage chromosome 4, rGopEvg1_v1.p, whole genome shotgun sequence nucleotide sequence CTCCCAAGTGATATACTTGTGCCCTTGATAAATTTAAAGGGATTAATACTATATTTGGAGAATATATAGTCTAATgtgagtcacttttcagagacaTCAAATGTGCTTCACACAGCATGAGCCCACTGTGTCCTACTGGAAGGTTTATGTTGCAGTAGAGAAAAACAAAAGTGACATTTATGGAGATAGGGAGGAAAAAAGCCCAGACTCAGAGCAATAAGCTGAGGAAATTCAAAATATGATCTATTACTAGCAGGTTAGCAGTAAAATGGAATGAAATAGAAGCAGAGAATTCTCAGTTTCAATATAGATATAGTTTGTTTAGCCTGGTGAAGTGAGTGCATTGAGTGTTATAGAGTACATAACGGGAGCAAAATAATGTAACCAGTCATAGCATAAAAGCAGGATCTACGGTTTATTGTATCTAGAGAAATCTACAATGACAAAACTAGATTTAACATCCACTTTGATTTTACCATGTTTTATGAAAATTTGGCTTCCAGTTCAAGAAGTCTGTCTTTTACTCCCTTTCTCTTTTACTCAGGAGGACGGAGCTGAAATTATCAGCTATTATGACAGATTAGaatgtgccttttaaaaaaaactttcctcTCATACCATAGCACCACCATAACATCAGAATGTATTTCACTAAAGAATTAGGATAGACAATATGGGCAAGATTCTGCTTTGTTGGAGTGGTATAAAACCAAAACACCTTCCTATGCCCCCTTACCTAGGATAATAAGCTCTTAGTGGCAAAGTCCACAGAGCTATTATGATCTCATTTTTTTAACAAGATAAGTAGTAGTGTAAGAAATACTATTATTCACAAACAAGTTAGAATTTAGCAAAATATTAGGCTCTTTTTCAGTGTAGAATAAATTTAAATCCATTTGTCAGAATGTATTTTCTAGCTACTGCAATAATTTCTTAAGAAATAAGCTTACAAATCTCTCCAGTGAGGTTGGAGAAgcagaagttttttttaaaatgccctaGGTTCTTATCAATGTATCACTGTTTTACTTAGCAAACAATCAATCTGTGGCATCAACAGAAGTGTGAAATGTGTCTGATTATAGATAGTTTCACTCTTTCTTTTCCACTTGAGTGAGGCCACCAAACCCAATTCCTTTAGGACCAAAATTCTTTGCATAGCAAACTgcaaaagaaagggagaaagaagtTAGTAATTAATATTTTGAGTATTTTTATGTAGTAAGTAATACTAAAAAACCTCATTTATAATTGGAAATCACAGTAAATAAAGTACAGTGGCCAGGAAGGCTGTAAGAATAAAATAAACATGGATTCTCTTTCTCAGGCACATCTAGTACTCTGACAATGCAACCTCGTTCACTGAGATAGACAAACTTGTTAACTCTGTCTGAAGTCAAGTCATGCTCCTCTAAGAATAATGTTCATACTTTTTATAAGTATTAGAGGCAATTCTAACTCATGCGAATGCTTTTTGTTTGCAGAGCATGTGGAAATAAATATATggactgggatttttaaaagggcCAAAGGGAATTCCTATTGAATTCTCTGTTAGGCGTCTTTGACAATCCTAACCTAGAACATTGACATCAAATTCTTCAGACCCTTTTCAGACTATTTAAAGGTGGATTGACTCTGTGGACTTGCATGATCTGAGAGAGAAATCCAAAATAAATCCATTATTTTCAGTGCTGTTAGCATATTTGTGAAGATCTTTGATTCCCAGTGTAACGTTCCTTGGAAAGAATCTCAACTAAGATCATGATCCTATAATGAGAAGCTTGTGGGCAGACACCTGTGTCCTTGTGGaaacctattgaagtcagtgaagacCAGTTCAGATGCAGGGGTTTCCCCACACAAATCATTTTGCAGGATCAATATGATTCTTAGTGGAGAGAGATCTCAAACTTGAGAAGACTTAATATTTATGATAGAAGCTATAGattaatttgctttttaaattcaCTTCCAATAAGTGATGAGACTGTGGTGTTGCTATGGGATTGTACAAATTATAGATTCTTCTTTAAAGCAAAGAAAGGGGGTGAACTAAATATACTTTCCCAAGTTCAGGTGTCTAACAAAGATAAGTGGTGATGCCTACACTTTGTCCGAGTAGAGCAGTCTTAGAAGAATATCTTCAGCCATATAGCAGAAATATCTCATAAGTAGATTGTACTTACCTTTACAGTAGATTTCTCCATCCTTGTCTGTAACATTTGTAGATTCTAGGCTCTTTCCACAAATAGCACAACGGAAGCAAGTCTTATGCCAAGGCTGAGAGAGAAGGCAGAGACATGACATTATACATGACAAAAAAATCATACCTAGATTTTATCAAGTAGCTAGTATGAAATTTGGACAAGCAGCATATAAAGGGCTATAGCTTTATATTTTCTTTGGATGAAAAGACTGAAATtatgtttaatttttatttcatctcAGTAGCATGTTCCATTTTAGTCACAATAGGTCACTATGCTGATTTTTGTCACTGCACCCTATCCTAATATGTGACTCCTAACGACCTTATTAACTGAGATGTCTCAAATGGTCAGCACTTGAATCAGACCCCATGGGCTTTACAGCAAGTGCATGTTAGCCATTGCTTCAAACTTTTAAACTGCAGAGAATTTTCAATGAATGATCCTAGAAcagcagttcccaaactgggATCCACAAAGTGGTAGCAGGTTACATGACACTGACTTCTTTTTTTCCAGCTACACAATTATTAAATAAaggcttaaaaaataaacaagcatTTACTCTGGCTAGCATAGGGATGTTAGGGAGAGGAAGTGGCTCCTGCAATAGTGCACAGTAACGAGGGGCCACCAAACACAATTAAGATGTGGAAGTTTGAGAACACTTATCCCAAAGAATGAGTTTGCAACCTGAGGATTGTGAACAGATTTCTTCAGAATCCCTTTCTTCAAGGGAAACAGCTGTGGGGGTGGCGGGAATGGTGTCTTAGGGCATATCTACATGTACAGCGCTGCAgttggcacagctgtaccaatgcaatTGTACTGTTGCAACGTGTTTGAAGACGCTCTGTGCCAATGAGAGAGAGCTTTCCCGTTAGCATAATATAACCACCTCCACGaatggcagaagctatgtcagggGGAGAAGCTGTCTCAATTTGGTATAATTCAGCAAaaattaaaaccagttttaaaagCTCTGTTAAACTAATAGAATAAAAATCATGTAACAATCCCTTACTTTTCCTCCTCCCATTATTTTCTCTGCAGCATATACTGATTTGCCACAGCGGGGACACTTATCCACATCTCCAAGCTTTTTGGTGAACTTTGAAGGATTGGTAGGCGTAGAAGGGCGAGCAGGCTTTGGTGAGCTGATGGAAACAGAGATTTTCAGTACATTTAAACATCGCTTGAAAAATCATGTTTCCAATCTCAAAATCTTCTTTCCAATTCAATGTATATTTTGGAAGGGTTAGTCAATGTTACAGTATTGATTCACGGGATGTGAAGCTTGATGTGTAATACAACAAAAAAATTCTATAGAAGTAAATGCATGTTACAGTGCTAAGGAGCTATTGCTATGACTAAGGTAGCAGATGACATTGCCTTGGTTTTAGTGAATAGCTGCTGGTCCTAACGTTACAGCCAGCCATAACATTGGCTGTGTACATGGAAGTGGCCATGTGCGCAAAAAAGACTGTATTTAACAGAAAGGGAGAGGCAAGTGAGGAGTCCAAGAAAATATACCTATATTAAAgatacactgaaaaataaaaagcagcaatACTTTAGTGTTCTCTCTCTAATCAGCTAGCTGCTGGGACTTGTTAGTGAGAGGTTAATAAAAAGAGAcaggaatctgaagtgctgtcctcTTTGTTCATTGTAAAGCATCAGCAGGTAGTTTTTGTTTGTTGCCTTTAACAGGCCTTATACTATGTCAAGGTCAGATGCAGAAAAATGGTTTCAACCTATATTTCTGAACTATCAGCCCAACCCAGTGTCAGCTCTTAGTCATTCATGCAGTGACCTTTGAATTCCTGGATTGTCAGGCTGCAACATGTCATTAAGCCTACAGAAAGTTAAACATTCCTGGTGTGACACTCACAGTAATGAACGTGCCTGTGACAAAGGATTACTGATAAATACACTCTCTAAGCTTGTACCTTCAATATGGATATATTAGCTTCATTACAGAGGAAAATGTTGGAGGCATTTAGAAATGTGCAGCTTTACAACTCTCAAACTATTATAAAAGCATAGTGATATAGGCAGTTATCTGCAGTCAGGATTCTATCACTCTGCTGAGTCATATATCCTCAAAATGATGTGTGACCCCTGAGAGAGGATTTATAATGGATATGTTCCTGTAGAGAGAAAAAAGTTAACAGTACAGGGTACTGCAACTGTTACCATATTAGTACAATGCAGCCACTCAGAGGGAAAGATATTTGATTCTATTGTTCTATGGTGAACATGATTGTGGCACTGTGCAACTACTAGCAAATTACAGCTGCAGTGACTGTCTAGGTCTGTGGTGGTATGTAAAGCAAGGTTTCCTGTATCATAATTGCCTATTGGAATAgagggaaaaaaatttaaaaggctttCAAGAGACTGAACATTATTAAAAATTGGCAGAAATGATGAGACTCATGGAAGAAAAACCTATGATTGCATTTATTGTGCTAACTTATGCTAGATGTTGTTATGGAAGCCTAATGAAGTGTCCAGTAAATGGAgaatataaattttttttaaaaaggtataatCAATGGGATTTAACTCACTGTTGCAGATCCAAGCCTAGATGTTCACCAGTATCAGTGCTGAGACACCCTGCCCCTTGTCCAAACCCAATACCTTTAGGACCATATTTTCTTCCATAACAGGTTTTGCAATAGATTTCGGATTCATGAGCTGCTACTGTAGTACTGTCCAGAGCTTTTCTGCAAGCCACTAAAAATAGAGAACAAAAGAGC carries:
- the CSRP3 gene encoding cysteine and glycine-rich protein 3 → MPNWGGGAKCGACDKSVYHAEEIQCNGRSFHKTCFHCMACRKALDSTTVAAHESEIYCKTCYGRKYGPKGIGFGQGAGCLSTDTGEHLGLDLQHSPKPARPSTPTNPSKFTKKLGDVDKCPRCGKSVYAAEKIMGGGKPWHKTCFRCAICGKSLESTNVTDKDGEIYCKVCYAKNFGPKGIGFGGLTQVEKKE